In the genome of Felis catus isolate Fca126 chromosome E1, F.catus_Fca126_mat1.0, whole genome shotgun sequence, the window GCCACATGCGGGCGGGAAGGGGGAGGCGAGCGCTCGGGCCGCGGTTCGGCCCAGGAAGAGCCGGGGACCTTGTCTAGACTAGGcatttatttatgaaatgctCACTGAACGGATACAAAGCTAGTGTCTGtccacaggcaggggaggggtaagtgtgcaccccagcccctgccccgcccaccaCAGGGGTGAAGCCAGGGGCGGGGGGCTTCACTCTTCCCTCCACCTTGGCAGTAATGGCAGGGAGGGGGTtcgggggcaggaggaggaaggcccAGGACAGGGCCTCCCCCAGGGAGGCATCCCGGGCGTGGGGGCAAGGGTTTGCCTCTGCCCTGGAACAGTGGTTTGAACCGGGCGGCAGGGGGGATGAACTCAGGatgccctcctgccccccccccaacccccgccccgcCAGCCCAGAGGCGGAGTGACCTCTTCAGCTGCTTCTCAAGGAAGGGTCCCCGTGGCTTCTCTTCTCTAGTCCTCTTCCGGCATGCCTGCCCTCCCCCTGGTCTCAGAGGGCACTGCCCTCCAGCGTgagggttgggggcagggagccagCCTCGGTGGAGCCCAGCGGCAGGTAAGCTGTCCCGGGCTGAAGCCGTAGCTATGTCCACACTTCGAGGGGCATCACGCCTTCCTTGCTCCCCAGGGGGGGCAGCAAAGACTCATCCTCCAGGAACTTGAGGGGAAAGTGGACCAGGTGGCCCTGGACCTGGGTGAGCTCAGACCGGGCCAAAGGTGGGCTGACTGTGGCCAGGGGCTCCACGGCCACGTACTCCCGGAGCGCCCTGAGAGAGCGTGTGGCATTGGATGGCAGGCAGCGGAAGATctgtgggtggggggcacagaagCCAGTGGGGCTTGGAGACCCTCGGCCAAGAGTCCAAGATGCCCCCGCTCCCCACACCATATCCCCCCACGCTGACCCTGAGCCACTGAATCCCACGATGTGCCCCCCACACCCTCATCCCCCTTTTGGGAACGGCTTGGCGGTGGGGCCTCCATCCGACCCCGGACGGGATAACCCGTGGATTTCCACACAGTCAGCCCCGCTCGGTGCCCACCTGCTCATAGATATTGGCATTGCTCTCGGCTGTGTCCTGCCACAGCTGAAAGAAGTCATCACAGACAGGGTCTCGGAGATCCAGGTCTGGCCGGGCATGTGCCCCGAGAATCACACTACGGGACAAAAGGGTCTCCGCAAGGTCAGATTAAGAtccttggaggggcgcctgggtggctcagtcagttaagcgactggctttggctcaggtcatgatctcacggttcgtgagttcaagccctgcgttgggctctgtgctgatggctcatagtctggagcctgcttcggattctaagtctccctctctgtctgcccttcccctgctcactctctgtctctgtctctcaataataaataaacatttttaaaaaatgaaaaataaaaaaaagatccttgGAGAAGGTGAATATCAGAAAAGTCAGATTATTCCTACGCAGGTAATTCAAAATAAACCCGATGTTAAACAGTACAATAAGCACAAATGAATCCAACAGAATTTACTTTGTATCTTCTTTGGCCACTAttttgatgctttaaaaaaaaaaaaaactaccaagttatttttaaagtatttgtttctcagggcgcctgggtggctcagtctgctaagcgtctgacctgggctcaggtcatgatctcacggttcgtgagtcggagccccgcgtcaggctccgtgctgacagctagcctggaacctgcttcggatctttttaatatctgtttCTCATGGTCTTGATATCTCTACTTTACCGGTACCCTATGCTAGATTGGGAAACCCTCGCACCCGCTCCAGAGGCAGagtaaccccctcccaacttgtgCCTCCCCGCCACCCCGGTAGCTCCCCACCCGGCCTTACCTGAAGCAGTGCTTCCGCAGACTCAAAGCAAACCGGCCCGCCTGATACTCCCCACCGTCCATGAGGGATGGTTCCATCTCTGTGTCCTCGATCAGCACGGCCAGCTCACTGTCTCGCTTCCCCAGCAAGCTCCGGTCGTTGATGTTGGCGGAGCCTGGGATGGGCGCAGGACGCAACGTGTCTGCCTgagccctggggggtgggggggtggggggggccctgCCCCATCAACTCTGCCCGAGGACCAGCCAGCTTCTGTCACCTCCCGCTGGGCCCtgctccacccccccaccccccccacccccggcgctGCCGGGGACCCAGCATCCAGGACTGACCGATGATGACCGTCCGGTCATCTGCGATGAGCATCTTGCTGTGGATGTAGATGAGTTCGGAGACCGGGTGCCCGCCCAGCTCTCCGTGTGTGCGAAGCCCGCAGATGGATATGTAGTCCCGCCACGCTGTCCCCACTgtgagaaagggggtgggggtgtaggGAGGGGTGCCCTCATGTGCAGATGGGGCCCTGTCCCAGCTGCCTCCCCACTTCAAGGTCTATACCCGTCTCCCTGCAGTAAAAACTGCCTGCCGTCTCAGAGCAGTAGCCCCAGAGACACGCAAGAAGGACCCGGGCTGCaatcccccagcccccagcactcACTGGCTGCTTTGAGGCGATGTAGGATCGAATATTCCCCACGGCACAGGGTCCTGAGGGAAAAGAGCCGGTGAGGgaggtggaggctgggggagcTGGTGGGGGATGTCAGGAGAGAGGCGGACCCCAGAAGTCCAGCAGGAAGGGATGGGGACAGAGTCAGGGCAGGGGCACGGGTGGATGGCCACGGAGAGGCAGAgtctggctgggggtggggggtggggtcacCTGTAAGTGAAGTGCAGAATGGCCTGGATGGAGTTACCACCACCTGTCGTGATGTCACCTTCAAACCCCGGCAGCAGGGGCAGAAGCACGTAGACTCGGAAACGCTGGCCCTGTCTGGGAAGGGGGCGGAGTCAGAGGTCCCACCTGTTCCCCTTCCAAGCCCCGCCCCTCCGCAGGGGCTAAGCCACGCCCACAACCCCATCCCGCGGCCAGTCCCCCCCTTACTTGTGGGCCTTCAGGATTCTGTCCACAATCTCATCGCCCACCTTGTTCAGAACGGTCCGCCCGTCCGAGCAGCTAATAAAGAACTGATTCTGAGGCAGGGACCAAAGAGAGACATCAAcagccaggcccctgccccctgccaacCCCAGGcctaggctccaggccctggcccCGGGCTGCGCATTTCTCCAGGCCTGGCTACGCTGGCCCTCAAGGACCGATCCCGCTGCTGTCAGGTCCCTCTCATCCCCCGGGGTCCGCTCCATTCTCTGCCCCGCCCTCACCCCCGTCACACCTCGATGTACAGGAAGCGCTGGCTCTCCCTGATGGTGTGCAGGTAGGCATTGAGGATGGAGTTTTCCATCGTCCCTGCTGACCAACGGTCCACCGACCGCAAGACCTGGCGGAACAGCGAATATGCTGTGGTTCCCGACCCCAGGAGAGGAGGGGCTCTCGGGCCGGGGGCcctgggctggagggagggaggcgtgAGGACGGGCTGAAGAGGGGGCCTCACCTGCACAGTGGCGCACTGCCCCCCCGGGATCGTGAAGGAGAGCTGGTCCGCGGTGCTGGTGGATTTGGGCAGCAGGTAGGGGTACACGGGGGTCTTGTACTTGGCCTTGGTCGTCTGAGGTGGAGTGATGGCAGTCAGCGGGAGGCGGCCCCttcccgaccccccccccccagcccccgcagGAGGGAGTGGGCACCTTGGTGAAATTCCAGCGCTGGATGAAGTGGCGGGCCAGGTCCCGGGCGGGCAGACCGTGGACGGCCACCCCTACGTCCCGCCATGGCATCCGGGGCGTGGTCTCCCTGTCGATGAAATCTGGGGGGCCCCCGGGGAGGatcaggggcagggaggaggacgAGGGGACCAGAGGGAGAGCTACATTACCCTTGACCCCGCTCATCCTGTTCTCGGTTCCCGCCTCGATGTCTGCCCCTACTCTCAGCTTTTGGGGGCTTGGGAGGAGGGGACCCTCACCCTCAAAAGGCCGGTCCAGCTGCACCCAGTCCTTAGTGATAAGATTGCTGTAGTCCTTGCCCAGCCAGAAGAGTTGGTTTTGGGACAGGTCTGGGGTGGCCGGAGCGTCTGAGCCGGGGGTGGGAGGCTGTAGGGAACACACCCAAGCCAGGGGCAAGGAGAGGTCATGGAGGCCGCACAGAGCCAGGgccacagagaagagaggagcaCTGAAAGtatgagacacagagacacagagagtaagagtgagacagagagagtcccacCGGGCCCTCCCCTTCGGCCGCACTCGCTACCCCAGGGGAGTGGGACGGggccgtgggggtggggagaggactgGGCCTCCTTCAAGGCGCCTTCCTGGGGTCCCAGAAAGAGGAATCCCCGGGGCGGGCAGCACGCGAGTGACCAGCGGGGGCGGGCTGGCGCTGGGGAGGGGTGCGCCTAGGGACGCTcagggaggcctggggggacCACCTGTGGGGCGGCTGGTTCAGAGGGGTCCCCGAGGTCAGTCAGCCGGTACTGCAGGTCGTCCCAGCGGCCGTAGGCGAGGTCCAGCCCTCCCAAGAAGGCCACTACTTGGTCCACGACCAGGAGCTTCTCATGATGGGCCCACAGCGTCACCTGGTCCGGGTGACGCATCACCTGCAGCGGGTGTGGGGGGAGGTCATGCGGGCGGGCTTAGGGGAGAGAAGATGGAGACATTGGGAgggaggacggggggggggggacaggaagaTGGGGGGATGAGATGTTCAAGGAGAGGGAGGGTcgcggggcgcctaggtggctcagtcggttgggcgtccgacttcggctcaggtcatgatctcacagtccgtgagttggagccccgcattgggctctgtgctgatggctcagagcctggagcctgcttcggcttctgtgtctccctctctctctctgcccttcccctgctcaccctctgtctctctctgtctctcaataataaataagcgtttaaaaaaaaattagaaagggagggtcaagggggtggggaagtgtGACGAGGAGGGTCGTGGTTTT includes:
- the PLD2 gene encoding phospholipase D2 translates to MAATPQSLFPAGGELDSSQLQMEPDELDTLREGEDPADRMHPFLAIYDLQPLKMHPLVFAPGVPVTAQVVGTERYTSGSKVGTCTLYSVRLTHGAFTWTTKKKFRHFQELHRDLLRHKVLMSLLPLARFATTHPPAGEAANREMPSLPRAGPEGSSRHASSKQKYLENYLNRLLTMSFYRNYHAMTEFLEVSQLSFIPDLGSKGLEGVIRKRSGGHRVPGLTCCGRDQVCYRWSKRWLVVKDSFLLYLCLETGVISFVQLFDPGFEVQVGKRSTETRYGVRIDTSHRSLILKCGSYRQARWWGQEITELAQGPGRDFIQLHRHDSYAPPRPGTLARWFVNGAGYFAAVADAIAGAQEEIFITDWWLSPEIYLKRPAHSDDWRLDIMLKKKAEEGVRVSVLLFKEVELALGINSGYSKRALMLLHPNIKVMRHPDQVTLWAHHEKLLVVDQVVAFLGGLDLAYGRWDDLQYRLTDLGDPSEPAAPQPPTPGSDAPATPDLSQNQLFWLGKDYSNLITKDWVQLDRPFEDFIDRETTPRMPWRDVGVAVHGLPARDLARHFIQRWNFTKTTKAKYKTPVYPYLLPKSTSTADQLSFTIPGGQCATVQVLRSVDRWSAGTMENSILNAYLHTIRESQRFLYIENQFFISCSDGRTVLNKVGDEIVDRILKAHKQGQRFRVYVLLPLLPGFEGDITTGGGNSIQAILHFTYRTLCRGEYSILHRLKAAMGTAWRDYISICGLRTHGELGGHPVSELIYIHSKMLIADDRTVIIGSANINDRSLLGKRDSELAVLIEDTEMEPSLMDGGEYQAGRFALSLRKHCFSVILGAHARPDLDLRDPVCDDFFQLWQDTAESNANIYEQIFRCLPSNATRSLRALREYVAVEPLATVSPPLARSELTQVQGHLVHFPLKFLEDESLLPPLGSKEGVMPLEVWT